In Anaerolineales bacterium, one DNA window encodes the following:
- the trpC gene encoding indole-3-glycerol phosphate synthase TrpC, with protein MTNILAQIIEQKKLEIAALDAQALRLSSEQSPTSRDFLASLKRRRFGLRPSLIAELKRASPSKGILAPHLDLFQVADIYTQNGASAISVLTDEKFFMGNLSTLRELRARNLTPDTSHVTPLLRKDFIIHETQIYESRANGADAILLIAAALTDDTLFADLHACALSLGLTALVEVHDEAETERALKLQDVKLIGINNRNLATFEVSLETTEKLRPMIPSEIAVVAESGIFTFSDVERLAKANVDAILVGEALVTAEDIPAKVRELSNVTLSEAKGLFPDERDASLRSA; from the coding sequence ATGACAAATATCCTCGCCCAAATCATCGAACAGAAAAAATTGGAAATTGCGGCGCTCGACGCCCAAGCCTTGAGACTCTCCTCCGAACAGAGCCCAACGTCCCGAGATTTTCTTGCGTCACTGAAGCGCCGCCGCTTCGGACTCCGCCCGAGCCTGATCGCTGAACTCAAGCGCGCCTCTCCCTCCAAAGGGATTCTCGCCCCGCACCTTGACCTCTTCCAAGTGGCAGACATCTATACCCAAAACGGCGCCTCCGCCATCTCTGTCCTCACCGATGAGAAATTCTTCATGGGTAATCTTTCAACTCTGCGAGAACTCCGCGCTCGCAACTTGACACCTGACACCTCGCACGTGACACCTCTTTTACGAAAGGACTTCATCATCCACGAGACTCAAATCTACGAATCCCGCGCCAACGGAGCGGATGCCATCCTCCTCATCGCCGCCGCGTTAACCGATGATACGCTGTTCGCTGATTTACATGCCTGTGCCTTGAGCCTGGGATTGACTGCCCTGGTTGAAGTCCACGACGAGGCTGAAACCGAACGAGCTTTAAAATTGCAAGATGTAAAACTCATCGGCATCAACAACCGCAATCTCGCCACGTTTGAAGTCTCACTTGAAACGACGGAAAAACTCCGCCCGATGATTCCATCTGAGATTGCCGTCGTCGCCGAAAGTGGAATATTCACTTTTAGCGATGTGGAACGATTGGCAAAAGCGAACGTGGATGCAATCCTTGTCGGCGAAGCGTTGGTAACAGCTGAAGATATTCCCGCGAAAGTGAGAGAGCTTAGTAATGTCACCCTGAGCGAAGCGAAGGGTCTCTTCCCCGACGAGCGAGATGCTTCGCTTCGCTCAGCATAA
- a CDS encoding phosphoribosylanthranilate isomerase, translating to MTKIKFCGIKTLNDARVAIDAGADYLGFNFYSKSVRFIEKPVCAEITSVLKKEHPQIKLVGVFVNSSVEEVKNIMETCSLDLAQLHGDETPEILNALDGKAFKAFRGIPESVDGFVRSESPAFLLDASVKGVYGGSGVTGDWDGAAELAKRYPLLLAGGLTPENVAEAIGRVKPWGVDVASGVESAPGKKDPSRMKAFVQAVRDGQSQA from the coding sequence ATGACCAAAATCAAATTCTGCGGGATTAAAACATTGAACGATGCTCGTGTTGCCATAGACGCTGGTGCGGATTATCTGGGATTCAATTTTTATTCTAAGAGCGTGCGCTTCATTGAGAAGCCAGTGTGTGCTGAAATTACATCCGTTTTGAAGAAGGAACATCCACAAATCAAATTAGTTGGTGTGTTTGTGAATTCATCAGTTGAAGAAGTGAAAAATATCATGGAAACCTGTTCATTGGATTTGGCGCAATTACATGGAGACGAAACACCTGAAATATTGAATGCACTCGATGGCAAAGCGTTCAAGGCGTTTCGTGGAATACCTGAAAGTGTAGATGGTTTTGTCAGGAGTGAGTCGCCTGCATTTTTGCTGGATGCTTCTGTCAAAGGTGTCTATGGCGGAAGCGGAGTCACTGGCGATTGGGATGGCGCGGCGGAGTTGGCGAAGAGGTATCCGCTGCTGCTGGCAGGCGGGTTGACGCCCGAGAATGTCGCGGAGGCGATTGGCAGGGTCAAGCCCTGGGGCGTGGATGTGGCTTCGGGGGTGGAGTCAGCCCCAGGGAAGAAAGATCCGAGCAGGATGAAGGCGTTCGTGCAGGCGGTGCGTGATGGTCAGAGTCAGGCTTGA
- the trpD gene encoding anthranilate phosphoribosyltransferase translates to MLVLIDNYDSFTYNLVQYFGELGADIKVFRNDQVTMNQLIALNPSHLVISPGPGEPLKDDGISSDAIKYFDGKIPVLGVCLGHQALGAVFGGKVDRAQRLMHGKTSKVTHNGQGIFKGIPSPFEAMRYHSLVVYDPIPAELEVTAVTPEEEIMGLKHREHHTYGVQFHPESILTEHGKQLLKNFLDLNPAPAAKGELSMLKPFIAKTINRTDLTADEAEQAMNIIMTGQATPAQIGAYLVALRMKGETIPEITGSVRAMRANAVKVKLNTDESVYDIVGTGGDGAHTFNISTAAAFVLAGTGCKVAKHGNRAASSQCGSADVLSALGVNLDLTAEQVAGAIEQVGIGFMFAPKFHPAMKHAVGPRKEIGQRTIFNILGPLTNPAGAHIQLTGVFDPKLTEPLAHVLNELGSKAALVIHGANGLDELNTTGTNRVSHLKNGAVETYDLHPADLGLAQSTVADLRGGTPDESAVMMRDLLSNKLNGARHDAVLLNAAAALAAETGDFKSALDEAQASLESGNALAKLNALVEFTQQFQTIS, encoded by the coding sequence ATGCTCGTCCTCATAGACAACTACGACTCCTTCACCTACAACCTCGTCCAATACTTCGGCGAACTCGGCGCGGATATCAAGGTCTTCCGCAACGACCAGGTGACGATGAATCAGCTCATCGCGCTCAACCCGAGTCACCTCGTCATCTCGCCAGGACCCGGCGAACCGCTCAAAGACGACGGCATCTCCTCCGACGCCATCAAATACTTCGATGGAAAAATTCCCGTGCTGGGCGTTTGCCTCGGGCATCAAGCCCTCGGAGCAGTCTTCGGCGGCAAAGTGGACCGTGCCCAGCGTCTCATGCACGGCAAAACCTCCAAAGTGACACATAACGGGCAGGGTATCTTTAAGGGTATCCCCTCACCGTTTGAAGCCATGCGCTATCACTCGCTCGTGGTCTATGACCCCATCCCCGCCGAACTCGAAGTGACCGCCGTCACGCCTGAAGAAGAGATCATGGGACTCAAACATCGCGAGCATCATACCTACGGTGTGCAGTTCCATCCCGAATCCATCCTCACCGAACACGGCAAGCAACTTCTCAAGAACTTTCTCGATCTGAACCCTGCTCCCGCCGCGAAAGGAGAACTCTCCATGCTCAAGCCATTCATTGCCAAAACCATCAACCGCACCGACCTCACCGCCGACGAAGCCGAGCAGGCGATGAACATCATCATGACGGGGCAAGCCACGCCCGCGCAGATCGGGGCATATCTCGTTGCCCTCCGCATGAAAGGCGAGACCATCCCTGAGATCACAGGCTCTGTCCGCGCGATGCGAGCCAACGCGGTCAAGGTCAAACTCAACACGGACGAATCCGTGTACGACATCGTTGGCACGGGCGGCGACGGCGCGCACACCTTCAACATCTCCACTGCCGCCGCCTTTGTCCTCGCAGGCACGGGGTGCAAAGTTGCCAAGCACGGCAACCGCGCCGCCTCCTCACAATGCGGCTCTGCCGATGTCCTCTCCGCCCTCGGCGTCAACCTCGACCTCACCGCCGAACAGGTCGCGGGTGCCATCGAACAGGTCGGCATCGGCTTCATGTTCGCACCCAAGTTTCATCCTGCCATGAAACATGCCGTCGGTCCGCGCAAGGAGATCGGTCAGCGCACCATCTTCAACATCCTCGGTCCGCTCACCAACCCTGCGGGCGCGCACATCCAACTCACGGGCGTCTTCGATCCCAAACTCACCGAGCCGCTCGCGCACGTCCTCAACGAACTCGGTTCCAAAGCCGCCCTCGTCATTCACGGCGCGAACGGTCTCGATGAACTCAACACCACGGGCACCAATCGCGTCAGCCATCTCAAGAACGGCGCGGTCGAAACCTACGACCTCCATCCCGCCGATCTCGGTCTCGCACAATCCACCGTTGCCGATCTCCGCGGTGGCACGCCCGACGAATCCGCGGTGATGATGCGTGACCTCCTCTCGAATAAACTCAACGGCGCGCGCCACGACGCGGTCCTCCTCAACGCCGCCGCCGCCCTCGCCGCTGAAACAGGCGATTTCAAATCCGCCCTCGATGAAGCCCAAGCCTCGCTCGAAAGCGGCAACGCCCTCGCCAAACTCAATGCGCTCGTCGAGTTTACACAACAGTTTCAAACAATCTCGTAG